The following proteins are co-located in the Trichormus variabilis 0441 genome:
- a CDS encoding HdeD family acid-resistance protein has product MRNKSLGVGKRLTRNWWTVVARGAVAIIFGLVALCWPILTLKSLVYLFGSFWLLGGILLAIAAFQDRLQDNHSKLLLLEGIIGIGVGAIAFIYPGITAFVLLYLIAAWAICTGIFEILTSVQLRQAIDNQWLPAVAGILSLIFGIILITWPVAEALAILWLIAAYTILFGTLLLIMGFRLRSWGLKNSQLITN; this is encoded by the coding sequence ATGAGAAATAAATCCCTGGGTGTGGGAAAACGACTAACTCGCAATTGGTGGACAGTGGTGGCGCGGGGAGCGGTCGCCATTATTTTTGGTTTAGTGGCTTTATGCTGGCCGATTCTGACCTTAAAGTCATTGGTGTACCTGTTTGGGAGTTTTTGGCTGCTGGGGGGAATATTATTGGCGATCGCAGCATTTCAAGATCGGTTACAGGACAATCATAGTAAATTATTGTTACTAGAAGGAATCATAGGTATTGGAGTAGGAGCGATCGCTTTTATTTACCCTGGGATCACTGCATTTGTATTACTTTACTTAATTGCTGCTTGGGCAATTTGTACAGGCATATTCGAGATTCTTACATCTGTGCAACTACGACAAGCAATAGACAATCAGTGGCTTCCCGCAGTAGCCGGAATTCTTTCTCTCATCTTCGGTATCATATTGATTACCTGGCCAGTAGCGGAGGCTTTGGCTATTCTGTGGTTAATTGCTGCCTATACCATCCTGTTTGGCACACTGCTCTTAATTATGGGTTTCCGATTACGTAGTTGGGGGTTGAAAAATTCACAACTAATCACAAACTAA
- a CDS encoding bifunctional 4-hydroxy-2-oxoglutarate aldolase/2-dehydro-3-deoxy-phosphogluconate aldolase codes for MSTQDWLSQLQKQRAIAVIRAPKLELGLQMALAVASGGIQLIEITWNSDRPGELITKLREQLPECIIGTGTLFNLQQLEEAIACGAEFLFTPHVDSVMIKASVIKNIPIIPGALTPTEIVNAWANGASCVKVFPVQALGGADYIKSLQGPLGHIPLIPTGGVTLENAKRLIQAGAIAVGLGGELFPQQLVKAKNWQAIAQLARNLTQELSIIT; via the coding sequence ATGTCTACTCAAGATTGGTTATCACAGTTGCAAAAACAGCGAGCGATCGCAGTCATCCGCGCCCCGAAACTGGAATTAGGGTTGCAAATGGCTCTGGCTGTAGCTTCTGGGGGAATACAGCTCATTGAAATTACCTGGAATAGCGATCGCCCAGGGGAATTAATCACCAAATTACGTGAGCAGTTACCGGAATGTATTATTGGTACTGGCACATTATTTAATTTGCAGCAACTAGAAGAAGCGATCGCCTGTGGGGCAGAATTTCTATTTACGCCTCATGTTGACTCAGTCATGATCAAAGCATCTGTCATCAAAAACATACCCATCATTCCCGGCGCACTCACCCCTACGGAAATTGTTAATGCTTGGGCTAATGGTGCAAGTTGTGTCAAAGTATTCCCCGTGCAAGCTTTAGGGGGGGCTGATTATATTAAAAGTCTGCAAGGGCCTTTAGGTCATATTCCCTTAATTCCCACCGGGGGGGTAACCCTGGAAAATGCCAAAAGACTAATCCAAGCAGGTGCGATCGCCGTTGGTTTAGGTGGAGAGTTATTTCCTCAGCAACTAGTGAAAGCGAAAAATTGGCAAGCGATCGCCCAATTAGCCAGGAACTTAACTCAAGAACTAAGCATTATAACCTAA